A part of Paenarthrobacter sp. A20 genomic DNA contains:
- a CDS encoding FadR/GntR family transcriptional regulator: MARKSLVGVVADELLDRIIAGEFPPGTVVPGELELSAKHEVSRMTVREAMKTLEAQRILSVERGRGTFVNPLNQWASLEAVLRAASEGTKDAAAAIQLIELRRMLETGACELAAERISDDELVALKEHVEKMQAAHEANDLAAFVEADLAFHDVILHASGNVFVAVLFEPLHRVLEARRTETSAFPEIQEHAIGHHRKIAAALESRNPNDSRLAMDAHMQQTLDDLKTYVLEA, translated from the coding sequence ATGGCACGCAAGTCGCTGGTCGGCGTCGTGGCTGATGAGCTGCTGGACCGGATCATCGCTGGCGAGTTTCCGCCTGGAACGGTGGTCCCTGGAGAGTTGGAGCTCAGCGCCAAGCACGAGGTAAGCCGCATGACCGTGCGTGAGGCCATGAAAACCCTTGAGGCGCAGCGGATCCTGAGCGTCGAGCGGGGCCGCGGAACCTTTGTGAATCCCCTGAACCAGTGGGCATCGCTGGAAGCTGTGCTGCGTGCTGCGTCTGAGGGAACCAAGGACGCTGCTGCGGCGATCCAGCTCATTGAGCTCCGTCGGATGCTCGAAACCGGTGCGTGCGAACTCGCGGCGGAGCGCATCTCAGACGACGAGCTGGTTGCGCTTAAGGAACACGTTGAAAAAATGCAGGCAGCCCATGAGGCCAACGACCTCGCAGCTTTTGTGGAGGCAGACCTCGCCTTCCACGACGTCATCCTCCACGCTTCGGGCAACGTGTTCGTGGCCGTCCTGTTTGAGCCGCTGCACCGGGTCCTCGAGGCCAGGCGCACCGAGACCTCTGCGTTCCCGGAAATCCAGGAACACGCGATCGGCCATCATCGGAAAATTGCTGCCGCATTGGAGTCACGCAATCCCAACGACTCGCGTCTCGCCATGGACGCCCATATGCAGCAGACGCTGGATGACCTGAAGACGTACGTGCTGGAGGCCTAA